One segment of Castanea sativa cultivar Marrone di Chiusa Pesio chromosome 3, ASM4071231v1 DNA contains the following:
- the LOC142626805 gene encoding RNA pseudouridine synthase 1 produces the protein MRLQVQQPTLFFTKFPKPQTCYFTTMAAMPNSSSEADSTTNPNSQNDLQNLQNYPVPLSPRPPLISKDIELSRAMSAKSNSFFRLPRPDVIYQDQWFVVVNKPQGWYCERVFESVPMALCECDSAESGSPPELHLANRLDRDTSGVMLITKSHKVASKMVKAFTDHKVTKTYIALCIGPAPKWEKITVKSGHGRSKFGAYRVYAASDVGRVLPGGSMVKDMETSFEVLSINGQGCFKERSEFRKDEENTVVVEEKAVTDSDVKRDEVVVRAYPRNGRTHQIRLHCQYLGIPIIGDVKYEGVKEWKGRSYDGHELHAESLSFEHPVTGLPVTFCAPLPLWASQALQQ, from the exons ATGCGACTCCAAGTCCAACAACCCACCCTCTTCTTTACCAAGTTCCCCAAACCCCAAACCTGCTACTTCACCACCATGGCCGCCATGCCAAACTCAAGCAGCGAAGCTGACTCAACCACAAATCCCAATTCCCAAAACGACCTTCAAAACCTACAGAATTACCCAGTGCCACTCTCTCCTCGACCTCCTCTTATCTCCAAGGACATAGAGCTCAGCAGAGCCATGTCTGCCAAGTCCAACTCCTTCTTTCGGTTGCCAAGACCTGATGTCATATACCAGGACCAGTGGTTCGTTGTTGTGAACAAGCCTCAGGGTTGGTACTGTGAACGAGTCTTCGAATCGGTGCCTATGGCTCTGTGTGAGTGTGACTCGGCCGAGTCAG GGAGCCCTCCAGAGCTTCATCTTGCTAATAGACTTGATCGTGACACCAGTGGTGTTATGCTAATAACGAAGTCCCACAAAGTAGCTTCTAAGATGGTTAAGGCATTCACTGATCACAAGGTTACCAAAACATACATTGCCCTCTGCATTGGTCCAGCtccaaaatgggaaaaaataaCCGTTAAATCAGGTCATGGACGGTCGAAATTTGGGGCTTATCGTGTGTATGCTGCATCAGATGTGGGCCGGGTATTACCAGGTGGGTCAATGGTCAAAGACATGGAAACGTCATTTGAAGTATTATCAATAAATGGACAAGGGTGCTTCAAAGAGAGATCTGAGTTTaggaaagatgaagaaaatacTGTAGTAGTTGAAGAAAAAGCTGTAACAGACAGTGATGTGAAGAGGGATGAGGTAGTGGTTAGAGCTTATCCTCGGAATGGAAGAACACATCAAATCCGCTTGCATTGCCAGTATCTTGGAATTCCTATTATAGGGGATGTGAAATATGAGGGTGTCAAAGAGTGGAAAGGGAGAAGTTATGATGGGCATGAACTTCATGCAGAGAGCTTGTCGTTTGAGCACCCTGTTACTGGTCTTCCAGTAACGTTTTGTGCACCTCTGCCTTTATGGGCCAGCCAGGCATTGCAACAATAA